Proteins encoded by one window of Halictus rubicundus isolate RS-2024b chromosome 18, iyHalRubi1_principal, whole genome shotgun sequence:
- the Cactin gene encoding LOW QUALITY PROTEIN: cactin, spliceosome C complex subunit (The sequence of the model RefSeq protein was modified relative to this genomic sequence to represent the inferred CDS: deleted 1 base in 1 codon) — MEKYSRRRDYERPRKEDRDRYGRKHKHSKSSSEKHKKSKHGESSESRESRKKSSKHKSRRRSSSSSSTSNSSESSSSPSSDSSSNSTKLLEKLQKQRQKQVEDKKRQKELMKATETPEEKRLRRLKKKEAKERKRKERMGWDNDYLHYTNTDNPFGDGNLLSTFVWSKKLEKEGLLGVSREELEVRNRHKQEENKRELEKVKKRRQERELERQQREEEMTMLQRGKEAAQLEQWARQEDQFHLEQARLRSRIRIQDGRAKPIDLLAKYISAEEEVDAVEMHEPYTYLRGLHVKDLEDLIEDIKVYKELERDKNLDYWNDITVIVEDELHKLRKLERSEYEVAVGRREGIHESVAKDVTAIFKGKTAAQLEALQLQIEAKITGKPEGVDIGYWESLLSQLKAHMARARLRDRHQENLRKKLEVLIAEQGVSRTENEPEEEAHGSSEEEGVATVTNEESQSDDEQEATSAADDLLSESFCEYESGGYSPKYILYSQLEPGTLVTLEEDDNQRLEYARNQVLSTGRKIQNVMTAEEQAMHREARRNMGSDEAQFSVESSLEAQIYLWSDKYRPRKPRYFNRVHTGFEWNKYNQTHYDMDNPPPKIVQGYKFNIFYPDLIDKNTTPEYFLTPCADNKDFAILRFHAGPPYEDIAFKIVNREWEYSYKRGSGVSFTTTFFSCGFTSNDIDTAANASVLCTLYISVNMFSRYTINSIFTTIVSSWTNSAFKEVIDFAITAATMKWKKVPTEFLPEKTFLVIKDDLDILEKKGKQRKSKTPDTGTWPPKVKRGVSLYGDLERPKTANLEKPSVLDPKLVDKLDMSLLSKELLSDSMTRFRHAKAISGGVSSRCREDVTVGELQQQQHRPPSNGVAATWGNGLANGSTRHKRRSFEQILDLRLGLTDVSADVSPRMQKQARTTGQDVAAPKKSPDNRKLDDNNNRNGTSSHKISSLCALRKRGSRPTIQNDLEVFVSSSTKGAPEPCRSCGKPDQPERFHSHPKGTVQKPKDSPTNSKVKTSLPKTVQKPVALNFRSDKSKNKTEESAQGTKPESPREQVTQNRPFSAPAKKGPRTITCYICGREFGTASFPIHEPRCMQKWERENNSLPANQRRPTPRRPDVAIDHSEWNTVAWEKSQAQLLPCPKCGRTFLPERLPVHKKSCKGTLKNLDTEKSDISLPEKPVSTSRLGPPTVACQNCGRNFGTKSIKIHEPQCIKRSQVENVKQSSQPRRRESQGQTKLETVSLQGLTSPVGDQQKRPVTCYICGRDFGSSSLAIHEPQCLKKWHAENDKLPPGQRRKEPQKPEVIYTRDPETGNAVVDVMAMAEASWKSHLNQLVPCKNCGRTFNPDRVSVHERSCKGNR, encoded by the exons ATTAAGACGTTTAAAGAAGAAGGAGGCTAAAGAACGCAAGCGTAAGGAAAGAATGGGTTGGGATAACGACTATTTGCATTACACGAATACGGATAATCCTTTCGGGGATGGAAACTTGCTTTCCACGTTTGTGTGGTCGAAGAAGCTCGAGAAGGAAGGTCTCTTAGGTGTTAGCAGAGAAGAATTAGAAGTTAGGAATAGACATAAACAAGAAGAAAATAAGAGAGAGTTGGAAAAAGTTAAGAAAAGGAGGCAAGAAAGGGAATTAGAAAGGCAACAGAGAGAAGAAGAAATGACTATGCTACAGAGAGGAAAGGAGGCTGCCCAGTTGGAACAATGGGCAAGACAAGAGGACCAGTTTCACTTAGAGCAAGCTAGATTGAGGTCTCGCATTCGTATACAAGATGGTCGTGCCAAACCGATTGACCTTCTTGCAAAATATATTAGCGCAGAAGAAGAGGTAGATGCTGTTGAAATGCACGAACCCTATACTTACTTACGTGGTCTGCATGTAAAAGATTTAGAAGATTTAATCGAGGACATCAAAGTTTATAAAGAATTAGAACGCGATAAAAACTTAGATTACTGGAATGATATTACAGTAATCGTTGAGGATGAGTTGCACAAGCTGAGAAAACTAGAAAGATCAGAGTACGAAGTTG CTGTTGGTAGGAGAGAAGGAATACACGAATCGGTAGCTAAAGATGTGACTGCTATTTTCAAAGGAAAAACAGCGGCACAGCTGGAAGCATTGCAATTACAAATTGAAGCAAAGATCACAGGAAAGCCTGAAGGTGTAGACATTGGATATTGGGAGAGCCTTCTATCCCAATTGAAAG CGCACATGGCAAGGGCACGGCTGAGAGATCGGCATCAAGAAAATTTGCGGAAAAAGTTAGAAGTTTTAATTGCCGAACAAGGAGTTTCGAGAACGGAGAATGAACCTGAGGAAGAAGCTCATGGATCGTCCGAAGAGGAGGGTGTGGCAACAGTAACGAACGAAGAAAGTCAATCAGA CGACGAGCAAGAAGCTACTAGTGCAGCTGACGATCTTCTGTCAGAATCCTTTTGTGAATACGAATCGGGAGGATATTCTCCGAAGTATATACTGTATTCTCAGCTTGAGCCGGGAACATTAGTCACATTGGAAGAGGACGACAATCAGCGATTGGAGTACGCGAGAAATCAAGTGCTTAGCACTGGACGTAAGATTCAGAATGTGATGACTGCCGAGGAACAAGCGATGCACAGAGAAGCACGGAGGAACATGGGGTCCGATGAGGCACAATTCAGCGTCGAGTCGTCTTTGGAAGCACAGATTTACTTGTGGTCCGACAAATATAGACCCAGAAAGCCAAGATACTTCAATCGAGTACATACCGGCTTCGAATGGAACAAATATAATCAAACGCATTACGATATGGATAATCCACCCCCAAAAATTGTCCAAGGTTACAAGTTTAATATATTTTACCCTGATCTCATAGACAAAAACACAACGCCTGAATACTTCCTG ACACCCTGTGCCGACAACAAGGACTTTGCTATCTTGAGGTTCCATGCCGGACCGCCGTACGAAGACATAGCGTTCAAGATCGTGAACCGCGAATGGGAGTATTCCTACAAACGTGGA TCAGGTGTCAGTTTCACAACAACATTTTTCAGTTGTGGTTTCACTTCAAACGATATCGATACCGCCGCTAACGCCTCGGTATTATGTACATTATACATTTCTGTGAATATGTTTTCTAGATAtacaataaattcaatttttacaaCGATCGTTTCGAGCTGGACTAACAGTGCTTTTAAGGAGGTCATT GATTTTGCGATCACGGCGGCGACCATGAAGTGGAAGAAGGTCCCGACGGAGTTCTTGCCGGAGAAGACGTTTTTGGTGATCAAGGACGACCTGGACATTTTAGAGA AAAAGGGGAAACAACGGAAATCGAAAACGCCGGACACCGGCACCTGGCCGCCGAAGGTGAAGCGTGGGGTGTCCCTCTACGGTGACCTGGAACGTCCGAAGACGGCGAACCTGGAGAAGCCGAGCGTCCTGGACCCGAAATTGGTCGACAAGCTGGACATGTCGTTGTTGAGCAAGGAGCTGCTCAGCGATTCGATGACGCGGTTCCGGCACGCGAAAGCAATTAGTGGGGGAGTGTCGTCAAGGTGTCGGGAAGACGTCACCGTCGGCGAGCTGCAGCAACAACAGCACAGGCCGCCGTCAAACGGTGTAGCGGCGACGTGGGGCAACGGTCTCGCGAACGGCTCGACGCGTCACAAGCGACGGAGCTTCGAGCAGATCCTCGACTTGAGACTCGGCCTGACGGACGTGTCCGCGGACGTGTCCCCGAGAATGCAGAAACAGGCGCGGACCACCGGCCAGGACGTCGCTGCGCCGAAGAAGAGCCCCGATAACAGAAAACTGGACGACAACAACAACAG AAACGGAACGAGCAGCCACAAAATTTCCTCCCTCTGCGCGTTAAGGAAGAGGGGCTCAAGGCCGACGATACAGAACGACCTGGAGGTGTTCGTGTCCTCGTCGACGAAGGGCGCACCGGAGCCGTGCAGAAGCTGCGGGAAACCGGACCAGCCGGAGCGTTTCCACAGTCATCCGAAGGGCACCGTGCAGAAGCCGAAGGACAGCCCGACGAATTCGAAGGTCAAGACGTCGCTGCCGAAGACCGTCCAGAAGCCTGTCGCCTTGAACTTTCGCAGCGACAAGAGCAAGAACAAAACCGAGGAATCGGCGCAGGGAACGAAACCGGAAAGTCCTCGAGAGCAAGTCACCCAGAACAGACCATTCTCCGCGCCCGCCAAGAAGGGACCGAGGACCATCACTTGTTACATCTGCGGACGCGAGTTTGGCACCGCCAGCTTCCCTATTCACGAGCCCAGGTGTATGCAA AAATGGGAACGCGAAAATAATTCCTTGCCCGCGAACCAAAGGCGACCGACACCGAGAAGGCCCGATGTCGCGATCGATCATTCGGAATGGAACACAGTGGCGTGGGAAAAGAGCCAG GCCCAACTGCTCCCGTGTCCGAAATGCGGAAGAACGTTCCTGCCGGAGCGACTACCAGTGCACAAAAAGAGCTGTAAAGGCACGCTCAAG AATTTGGACACCGAGAAATCGGATATTTCGCTACCGGAGAAACCTGTTAGCACGTCGCGTTTGGGACCGCCGACGGTCGCTTGTCAGAATTGCGGCCGTAACTTTGGCACGAAGAGCATCAAGATCCACGAGCCTCAATGCATCAAGCGATCCCAGGTGGAGAACGTGAAACAGTCGTCCCAACCGCGAAGGAGAGAATCGCAAGGCCAAACGAAGCTGGAGACCGTCAGCTTGCAAGGGCTTACCAGCCCTGTGGGG GATCAACAGAAGAGACCGGTCACTTGCTACATATGTGGCAGAGATTTCGGGTCGAGCAGTTTGGCCATTCACGAGCCACAGTGCCTGAAAAAGTGGCACGCGGAGAACGACAAACTGCCGCCTGGTCAGAGAAGGAAAGAGCCACAGAAACCGGAAGTGATCTATACTC GTGACCCAGAAACAGGAAATGCGGTGGTAGACGTGATGGCGATGGCAGAGGCCAGCTGGAAATCACACTTGAACCAATTGGTCCCCTGCAAGAATTGCGGAAGGACTTTTAATCCTGATCGCGTAAGCGTCCACGAGCGCAGCTGCAAGGGAAACCGCTAA